A single window of Meiothermus sp. DNA harbors:
- a CDS encoding polysaccharide deacetylase family protein, with product MDTPILVGTLVVAVLLVYALADVLGRWMGLGALAWGDRADPKIALTFDDGPSEQTEAILELLQRYGCKATFFLTGQRAEQRPDLVEKIRAAGHQIEAHGYWHRPAVLMAPWTEWVHIRKSPGKLYRPPWGLHSPFTRLFARMLGKQVALWDLESQDWLDKPAEQLVERMMFYLKGGSVVLLHDGPARTLRVLELLLPKLVENGYRPVRMDDLTLKPLGPRQGLIRVNQGYEERYDRRVGNIKVGYRYNHILRLEIQPYPGPDLPEYPKGTPCAHIHFESARMAAMTPMQVLRAFRETFKETVKFLEEHPEVQFLFGYSYLGQGALALGFKTHPVPKAMELQSKITTAWFAWLYRGEISRHLFSAPAEVVYISRETILSKYGPLEARQ from the coding sequence GTGGATACCCCAATCCTAGTCGGTACACTCGTGGTAGCGGTGCTGCTGGTTTACGCACTGGCAGACGTGCTGGGTCGCTGGATGGGACTGGGGGCGCTGGCCTGGGGTGATCGGGCCGACCCCAAAATCGCCCTGACCTTCGACGATGGCCCTTCGGAGCAGACCGAAGCTATTCTGGAACTGCTACAACGCTACGGGTGCAAGGCCACTTTCTTCCTGACCGGACAGCGCGCCGAACAACGGCCCGATCTGGTGGAAAAAATCAGGGCAGCAGGGCACCAGATCGAGGCCCATGGCTACTGGCACCGTCCCGCGGTACTCATGGCACCCTGGACCGAGTGGGTACACATTCGAAAAAGCCCCGGCAAGCTCTACCGCCCGCCCTGGGGCCTTCATTCCCCCTTCACCCGCCTTTTCGCCCGAATGCTGGGCAAGCAGGTCGCGCTGTGGGATCTCGAGTCGCAGGACTGGCTGGACAAACCCGCCGAACAGCTGGTAGAGCGCATGATGTTCTACCTCAAGGGCGGTTCAGTGGTGCTCTTGCACGACGGCCCGGCCCGCACCCTACGGGTGTTGGAGCTGCTCCTACCCAAACTGGTGGAAAACGGCTACCGTCCGGTGAGGATGGATGATCTGACACTCAAGCCCCTGGGCCCTCGTCAGGGCCTGATCCGGGTCAACCAGGGCTACGAAGAACGCTACGACCGACGGGTAGGCAACATCAAGGTAGGGTATCGCTACAACCATATTCTGCGGTTGGAAATCCAGCCCTACCCCGGCCCCGACCTGCCCGAGTACCCTAAGGGAACGCCTTGTGCACATATCCACTTTGAGTCGGCCCGCATGGCCGCCATGACCCCCATGCAGGTCTTGCGGGCCTTCCGCGAGACCTTCAAAGAAACCGTCAAGTTCTTGGAAGAACATCCGGAAGTGCAGTTCTTGTTCGGCTACAGCTATCTGGGGCAGGGGGCGCTGGCCCTGGGCTTTAAGACCCATCCCGTGCCCAAAGCTATGGAGCTCCAATCCAAAATTACGACGGCCTGGTTTGCCTGGCTCTACCGAGGCGAGATCTCCCGGCATCTGTTCAGCGCTCCGGCGGAAGTGGTATATATCAGCCGCGAGACCATCCTTAGCAAGTACGGGCCGCTCGAGGCCCGGCAATAA